Proteins co-encoded in one Aminivibrio pyruvatiphilus genomic window:
- a CDS encoding M20 metallopeptidase family protein, which produces MEKAASLSGKLTELRRKFHANPELPWQEKETSLFVEKYLRDLGLENIRRGFGGTECGVAADLRGAKPGPCVALRGDMDALPLEEENDLPYRSTRPGVMHACGHDAHTAILLGAAEILASMKDELSGTVRFLFQPAEEAGYNSGAPKMIEEGALDGVDAVGGLHVWSLLPAGTLGCRVGPVMASADIWDLKIQGKGGHGAMPHKAVDPTVTAATVISTLQTVVSREMDPQETVVLSVGKMEAGTAVNIIPDTARVAGNVRTTSREVRAQMEGIMKRVADGICAAMRCTAELTYTPIYPVTVNDPEVTAVMRSAAVEMLGEENIEEVPVAMGSEDFSYYGEKVPAAYVFLGIADETKGTGNQHHNPRFNVNDDVLPSGAAILAAFAFRMNERSV; this is translated from the coding sequence ATGGAAAAAGCTGCTTCCCTTTCCGGGAAGCTCACGGAATTGAGGCGGAAATTCCACGCCAACCCCGAACTCCCCTGGCAGGAAAAGGAGACATCTCTCTTCGTGGAGAAATACCTCCGGGACCTTGGCCTTGAGAACATCCGGAGAGGCTTCGGCGGCACGGAATGCGGCGTAGCTGCGGACCTCCGGGGTGCGAAGCCGGGGCCGTGCGTTGCCCTGAGGGGCGACATGGACGCCCTTCCCCTCGAGGAAGAAAACGACCTTCCCTACCGCTCCACCCGTCCTGGCGTCATGCACGCCTGCGGCCACGACGCCCATACCGCCATCCTCCTGGGCGCGGCGGAGATTCTCGCCTCCATGAAGGACGAGCTCTCCGGCACGGTCCGCTTTCTCTTCCAGCCCGCCGAGGAGGCGGGGTACAACTCGGGCGCCCCGAAAATGATCGAGGAAGGCGCCCTGGATGGCGTCGACGCAGTGGGAGGGCTCCATGTCTGGTCCCTGCTCCCGGCGGGGACGCTGGGCTGCCGGGTGGGGCCCGTCATGGCCTCCGCCGACATCTGGGACCTCAAGATCCAGGGGAAGGGCGGCCACGGGGCCATGCCCCACAAGGCCGTTGACCCCACAGTGACGGCCGCCACGGTGATCTCGACCCTCCAGACGGTGGTGAGCAGGGAGATGGATCCCCAGGAGACGGTGGTTCTCAGCGTGGGCAAAATGGAAGCGGGTACGGCGGTCAACATCATCCCCGATACGGCGAGAGTGGCCGGAAACGTGCGGACCACCAGCCGGGAAGTGCGGGCCCAGATGGAGGGCATCATGAAACGGGTAGCAGACGGCATCTGCGCCGCCATGAGATGCACCGCGGAACTGACCTATACGCCTATCTACCCTGTCACGGTGAACGACCCGGAAGTGACGGCGGTGATGCGCTCCGCCGCCGTCGAGATGCTCGGAGAGGAAAACATCGAGGAAGTCCCCGTGGCCATGGGGTCCGAGGATTTCAGCTACTACGGCGAAAAGGTCCCCGCCGCCTACGTCTTCCTGGGCATAGCGGACGAGACGAAGGGAACGGGCAACCAGCACCACAATCCCAGATTCAACGTGAACGACGACGTCCTTCCCTCCGGTGCAGCCATCCTTGCGGCCTTCGCCTTCCGGATGAACGAACGTTCCGTCTAG
- a CDS encoding DMT family transporter yields MDRLTFLLLAGSAVFNASANTLMKLAFGHQKDLLDGGAVNAVLRIVFNPWAVAGVGCFGISFIFLSAALTRTDLSLAYPFMAGLVFLLVLGVSVIFFSEQVTLWRLAGMAAILAGIWLISVKG; encoded by the coding sequence ATGGACAGGCTGACGTTTTTGCTCCTTGCCGGATCGGCGGTCTTCAACGCCTCGGCGAATACCCTCATGAAGCTGGCTTTCGGCCACCAGAAGGACCTTCTCGACGGCGGGGCGGTGAACGCGGTGCTCCGCATCGTCTTCAATCCCTGGGCTGTGGCGGGGGTGGGATGTTTCGGCATATCCTTCATCTTTCTCAGCGCGGCGCTGACGAGGACCGACCTTTCCCTGGCCTATCCCTTTATGGCCGGGCTGGTGTTCCTGCTGGTCCTGGGCGTGTCCGTGATCTTCTTTTCGGAACAGGTTACCCTCTGGCGCCTTGCGGGCATGGCGGCTATCCTGGCGGGAATCTGGCTCATTTCGGTGAAGGGCTGA